The Ramlibacter algicola genome segment CGCCCTGCACGGCGAGCAACGCCAGGCCGAAGAGCGCGCCCGCTTCACGGCCCGCCACGAGGTTGAGGCACTGCAGCAGGTGCGCCGCCGCGAGGAGCGCCGCGCCCTCGGCGATCGGAGCCCGTCCGAAGCGACGGGCAAGCTTGGGTGCCGCCATCGATGTCGCGAAGAAACCCGCGGCGAGCACGCTGAAGACGAGGCCCGATGCGAGCGGCGACAGGCCGCGCTCCTGTTGCAGGTGGAGGGCGACGACGAAGTACAGCGAAGCATTGCCGGCGTAAAACGCCAGTGCCGTGGCCAGCCCCGCGAGGAACCTTCCGTTGGCAAGGAGGACGCCGGGCACGAGCGGGTCGCGACCACGCGCCTCACGCCATTTCTGCTGCGCGGAGAACAGCACGAGCAGCGCGAACGAGAGCCCGAGGACGATGAACGTCCAGGCGGGCCAGCCACCCGCGTGGCCTTCGACCAGCGGATACACGAGGCCGACGGCGCTGGCCGCGATCAACAGCATGCCTGCGATGTCGAGGCTGCGGGCGCCGGGGTGGCCGGCCATGCGCGCCAACGTCCGCGGCGCGGCGGCCAGCGCGGCCAACCCCACGGGCACGTTGACCAGGAAGCAGCTGCGCCAACCGAGCCCGCCCCAGTCGGCCGCGATGAGTGCTCCTCCGGCCAGCTGGCCCAACGTGGCCGCGACACCGAGCACGATTCCATACGCTGCGAACGACCGGGCGCGGGCGGCGCCGGTGTACGTGGTGGACAGCATCGCGAGCACCTGGGGCTGCAGGACGGCAGCGGCGAGGCCTTGTGCCACCCGCGCTGCGACGAGCACGGTTGCGGTCGGTGCCAGGCCGCAACCCAGCGACGCCAGCGTGAACAGGAAGAGGCCCACCATGAACATCCGCCGGCGGCCGAACATGTCCCCGAGCCGCCCGCCTGCGACCAGCCCGGTGGCGGTCGCCAGGCCGTATCCGGCCACGACCCATTGCAATTCGGAATTGGTCGCCTGCAATTCCTGCTGGATCGAGGGGAGCGCAACGTTCACGATGAAGAAGTCGAGGACCACCAGGAAGGTCCCGCTGAGCATCACGAGCAGCGGCAGGCCCGGCGGCGTGCGCGCGGGGGTGCCGCCGGCGGCGCCGAGGCAAGTCGTT includes the following:
- a CDS encoding MFS transporter, coding for MTSPTTCLGAAGGTPARTPPGLPLLVMLSGTFLVVLDFFIVNVALPSIQQELQATNSELQWVVAGYGLATATGLVAGGRLGDMFGRRRMFMVGLFLFTLASLGCGLAPTATVLVAARVAQGLAAAVLQPQVLAMLSTTYTGAARARSFAAYGIVLGVAATLGQLAGGALIAADWGGLGWRSCFLVNVPVGLAALAAAPRTLARMAGHPGARSLDIAGMLLIAASAVGLVYPLVEGHAGGWPAWTFIVLGLSFALLVLFSAQQKWREARGRDPLVPGVLLANGRFLAGLATALAFYAGNASLYFVVALHLQQERGLSPLASGLVFSVLAAGFFATSMAAPKLARRFGRAPIAEGAALLAAAHLLQCLNLVAGREAGALFGLALLAVQGAGVGAVMAPLSAAVLAPVPAQHVGVASGLFATVQQIGNALGVALIGLLFFGLPQHGIEAASLYLAGSAALVAVLSWRSRAKPVRG